A window of the Candidatus Rokuibacteriota bacterium genome harbors these coding sequences:
- a CDS encoding thiolase domain-containing protein translates to MTINGTAYIAGIYEHPTRKADDKSLAQLHAEVAKGALEDAGLSKQDVDGYFCAGDAPGLGPLSMVDYMGLKVRHVDATETGGSSYVLHVGHAAEAIAAGKCSVALVTLAGRPRAEGMATGTAPRNYGAAAPDVQFEYPFGPTVVNMYAMCAMRHMYEYGTTSQQLAWIKVAASHHAQHNPHALLRDVVTVEEVVASPMIADPLHRLDCCVITDGGGALVVVSPDVAKRLSRPRVKVRGAGEAPKYQMGGKVDLTYSGAVWSGPAAFGEAAVTPADIKYVSIYDSFTITVLMTLEDLGFCAKGQGGKFVAEGNLISGTGKLPFNTDGGGLCNNHPANRGGMTKVIEAVRQLRGEAHPKVQVKNCGLALAHGTGGSLGTRHVSATLIMERE, encoded by the coding sequence ATGACCATCAACGGCACGGCGTACATCGCCGGAATCTACGAGCATCCCACGCGGAAGGCCGACGACAAGTCGCTGGCGCAGCTCCACGCCGAAGTCGCGAAAGGTGCGCTGGAGGATGCCGGTCTCAGCAAGCAGGACGTCGACGGATATTTCTGCGCCGGTGACGCGCCCGGGCTCGGCCCGCTCTCCATGGTGGACTACATGGGGCTCAAGGTCCGGCACGTCGACGCCACCGAGACCGGGGGCTCGTCCTACGTGCTCCACGTCGGGCACGCGGCCGAGGCGATCGCGGCGGGCAAATGCAGCGTGGCGCTGGTCACGCTGGCCGGCCGGCCCCGCGCCGAGGGCATGGCGACGGGCACAGCGCCGCGCAACTACGGCGCCGCCGCACCCGACGTCCAGTTCGAGTACCCCTTCGGCCCCACGGTCGTGAACATGTACGCCATGTGCGCCATGCGCCACATGTACGAGTACGGGACGACGAGCCAGCAGCTGGCCTGGATCAAGGTGGCGGCGTCACATCACGCCCAGCACAACCCGCATGCGTTGCTGCGCGACGTCGTGACCGTCGAGGAGGTCGTGGCCTCGCCCATGATCGCCGATCCGCTGCATCGCCTCGATTGCTGTGTGATCACCGACGGCGGCGGCGCGCTCGTGGTCGTGAGCCCCGACGTGGCCAAGCGGCTGTCGCGGCCGCGCGTCAAGGTCCGGGGCGCGGGCGAGGCCCCGAAGTACCAGATGGGCGGCAAGGTCGATCTCACGTACTCGGGCGCGGTGTGGTCGGGGCCGGCCGCCTTCGGCGAGGCCGCGGTCACCCCCGCCGACATCAAGTACGTGTCGATCTACGACAGCTTCACCATCACCGTGCTCATGACGCTCGAAGATCTCGGCTTCTGCGCCAAAGGGCAGGGCGGCAAGTTCGTGGCCGAGGGCAACCTCATTTCGGGCACGGGCAAGCTGCCGTTCAACACCGACGGCGGCGGTCTCTGCAACAACCACCCGGCCAATCGAGGGGGCATGACGAAGGTGATCGAAGCCGTGCGACAGCTTCGCGGCGAAGCGCACCCGAAGGTCCAGGTGAAGAACTGCGGCCTCGCGCTGGCGCACGGCACCGGCGGCTCGCTCGGCACGCGACACGTCAGCGCGACGCTGATCATGGAA